From a single Mycolicibacterium mengxianglii genomic region:
- the mbtG gene encoding NADPH-dependent L-lysine N(6)-monooxygenase MbtG, with protein MSGTLAIIGAGAKAVAVAAKAAELRAMGIDAPDVVAVERTTVAANWQASGGWTDGEHRLGTSPEKDVGFPYRSALAPRRNAELDERMTRHSWQSYLIGTGQFAEWIDRGRPAPTHRRWSQYLRWVADAVGMTVVRGQVESLAVRDTPSGRRWALHTRETTVHADAVMVTGPGQAERSILPGNPRVLSIAQFWHRAGEHDRITAERVAVIGGGETAASMLNELFRHRVSSITVISPQVTLFTRGESYFENALFSDPTGWTQLTPAERRDALARTDRGVFSARVQDALLADDRIRHLRGRVAHAVGRDGQIRLTLSTNRGGEHNETVHGFDLVIDGSGADALWFTELFSQDTLDLLELGLGGPLTGERLQESIGYDLAVADVAPKLFLPNLSGLTQGPGFPNLSCLGLLSDRVLGADLGAGSSAEPNSITTARSRHEHQSL; from the coding sequence GTGAGCGGCACTCTCGCGATCATCGGCGCCGGTGCCAAGGCGGTCGCCGTCGCCGCCAAGGCAGCCGAGTTGCGCGCCATGGGCATCGACGCCCCCGATGTGGTGGCCGTGGAGCGCACCACGGTGGCCGCCAACTGGCAGGCCAGCGGGGGTTGGACCGACGGCGAACACCGGCTGGGCACCAGCCCGGAGAAAGACGTCGGTTTCCCGTACCGGTCGGCGCTGGCGCCGCGCCGCAACGCCGAGCTCGACGAACGGATGACCCGGCACAGCTGGCAGTCCTACCTGATCGGCACCGGGCAGTTCGCCGAGTGGATCGACCGGGGCAGGCCGGCCCCGACACACCGGCGCTGGAGTCAGTACCTGCGGTGGGTTGCCGACGCGGTGGGGATGACGGTGGTGCGTGGTCAGGTGGAGAGCCTGGCAGTGCGGGACACGCCCAGCGGGCGGCGCTGGGCGCTGCACACCCGGGAGACGACCGTGCACGCCGACGCCGTCATGGTGACCGGCCCCGGTCAAGCCGAACGGTCAATACTGCCGGGCAACCCGCGGGTACTTTCCATCGCCCAGTTCTGGCACCGCGCGGGGGAGCACGACCGGATCACCGCCGAACGCGTCGCGGTGATCGGGGGCGGCGAGACCGCCGCATCCATGCTCAATGAGCTGTTCCGGCACCGGGTTTCCTCGATCACGGTGATCTCGCCGCAGGTCACCCTGTTCACTCGCGGGGAAAGCTACTTCGAGAACGCGTTGTTCTCCGACCCGACCGGCTGGACCCAGCTGACTCCCGCGGAGCGACGTGACGCACTGGCCCGCACCGACCGCGGGGTGTTCTCCGCCCGGGTGCAGGACGCGCTGCTGGCCGACGACCGGATCCGGCACCTGCGTGGTCGCGTCGCCCACGCTGTCGGCCGCGACGGGCAGATCCGGCTCACCTTGTCCACCAACCGCGGTGGCGAGCACAACGAGACCGTGCACGGGTTCGACCTGGTGATCGACGGGTCAGGTGCCGACGCGCTGTGGTTCACCGAGTTGTTCAGCCAGGACACCCTGGATCTGCTCGAACTCGGGTTGGGTGGCCCGCTGACCGGTGAGCGCCTCCAGGAGTCCATCGGTTACGACCTGGCCGTCGCCGATGTCGCGCCGAAACTGTTCCTGCCCAACCTGTCCGGGCTGACCCAGGGGCCTGGGTTCCCGAACTTGAGCTGCCTGGGCCTGCTGTCCGACCGGGTGCTCGGTGCCGACCTCGGCGCCGGGTCCTCGGCCGAACCCAACTCCATCACCACTGCGAGGAGCCGCCATGAGCACCAATCCCTTTGA
- a CDS encoding MbtH family protein: MSTNPFDDENGTFYVLVNDEEQHSLWPTFADVPSGWRVVFGEAGRADCLAYVEQHWIDMRPRSLRESMTS, translated from the coding sequence ATGAGCACCAATCCCTTTGACGACGAGAACGGCACCTTCTACGTGCTGGTCAACGACGAAGAGCAGCACAGTCTCTGGCCGACGTTCGCCGACGTCCCGAGCGGCTGGCGGGTGGTGTTCGGTGAGGCGGGGCGTGCCGACTGCCTGGCCTATGTAGAGCAGCACTGGATCGATATGCGTCCCCGCAGCCTGCGGGAGTCGATGACGTCGTAG